The genomic stretch GGGCTTTGGCTACTGCCTCAAAGAATGGCCTCTCAAACAAATCTTTTGCTGGACCTGAAATTATATTATTTTAGAAATCAATTACAGTTTATTAGTAGCTTATTCAATAAGATTAGTCTTGGTATTAAGTAGTAATAGAGTACCAATGGGATCAGAAGAGTCCACTATAATAGCATCATAATATCCTGCTTGTGCAGCCTTTACAAATGCAGCCCCTGAAATGAAAGAGAACCAATGACGGGTAAATTAACCACACACAAAAAGGTAAattaaatgaaataaaaataaaagataaaacaaaaacgAGATTATAAATACGCACCATCTCCGAGAACGAGGGTTACACGAGGATCATTAAAATTAGCTGCGAGATAAGGGAAAAATTTTCTAGATACCTGTAAGAAAGAGAATTTTGTTTAAAACTAAGAGAGAATATATTTAttcttttagaaaaataaaaagaagcaaTCTAAATCATTTTTTTATGTGAGTAAAAGAAATTTGACTTACATCAACTACCACGTCATCGATTTCAACAATGTCAATTTTTTCGATTGTAGGATAACGAAGCATTTCGAATAATGTAAAACCAATTCCTCCGCCGATGATCAAAACCTTTTTTGGGTTTGGGATGGAACCAAGTGGAAGATGAACAATCATTTCAGTGTATGGAAATCCACCATTCTCTGTGTGTTGAATTGCTCCATCCAAAGTCAAAACCTTCCCATATGTTGCTGACTGTACGTACACGTGCAATAAactaaaagtaaattaaaagtaTTTATTCATATTAAAGCATGTGTATTAGAATATTATTTACCTCAAAGAGCATGACATCTTGGTAGTCAGACTTCCCCTGAAATAGTAACTTCTCAACCTTAAGGGAGAATGCTTCACCTGCAAAATTAGATTTATTTCAAATTAATGTGTAGAATAATATGCGAAGTTACTGGTCATTTTTTGGAATTTATTTGAtactctttccttttttaattaatCACTAAAAGAATATCAACTTCTTATATTAGCCtaacaattttaactttaaatATGAATTTGAGTTTCTTTCTCAGTACTAACCTGGCCATAATGCGCTAAACTCTGAAAACCAACCAAGCTTAATAGAGTTGGAGTTTCCCAGTAGCTCGTTGCCATTGTCATGGCTGATTGTCCCGTTCTGTTGTTCGGAAGTCCCATTCTGGTGGCCGTTTTGGTGTTCGGAAGTCCCATTCTGGTGGCCGTTTTGGTGTTCGGAAATCCCATTCTGGTGGCCGTTCCGATGTTCGGAAGTCCCATTCTGGTGGCCGTTCCGATGTTCGGAAGTCCCATTCTGGTGGCCGTTTTGGTGTTCGGAAATCCCATTCTGGTGGCCGTTCCGATGTTCGGAAGTGCCATTATGGTGGCCGTTTTGGTGTTTGGAAGTGCCGTTCTGGTAGCCGTTGAGGTGTTTGGAAGTGCCACTCTGGTGGCCATTCATGGGAATGGCACCATTCTTGAAGATGGTCGAGCCATTTGTGTTGGTAGATATGACTTCcattttcaaaattaaactaaacAAATTGGAGAAGAGAAAGTATTATGTTTCAACAAgtattatgatttgtactttATGAAAGCTCGCTGTACACTCCCAATAGACATATATGCATTTATATACAACTTGGACACAGAGGAGTGGAGGGCGCAACTCGAGATAATAGAGTTAAAAACTCATTACAACGTGCATGGTTGGACTGCCCGAGACATTTTGGAACTAAAATATGAATTTAGTCTCTGTCCAATTATTAGTAAAGTAGTACCCTAATTTTATTAGTACGTGTGTGTGCTcatttctctctccttttttaaaattttctttagtCGTCTGCTTTCTTAATTCGCATCTGTTTACTCCTTAGGCAAAATTGTTTTTATCCAAGGAAAGTATTTGTACCATTTGTACAGGGTAAAATTGGTTTCCATTAAATAATTGAATGGGTGCATGACTTGTGGAATCAGAGGTCGACGAAAGATGAATTAAATGAAAGCGAAGACCAAGGACAACAACTTCGATTGGTACAGAGTAGATCCCAAAATCAATGCAATCAACGGAAGCAAACGAATACTTGTCACCAGATAGTATttaatgaaaaatattcctcAATATTAAGTAAATAGCCGTTGCGGAGAATTTTGGCATTCATGTCATGCCGCTACATATTCATCAATAGCTCCCATTAATGTCATTTAAGAAGGGCTTGATTCTAGGATCTTGTTTCCTATGTATAGCTATAAATAGGGACTTCAACAATCATTGTAGAGGACACCAAATCTCTAACAAAACTGATGACATACTTTATCCTCAAGCTAAATAATACAACTTTACTTTTTGTCTGATATTGTTTTTACTACTGTCCTCGGAAGCATTGCTCCGGGAGTCAGGCTTGCCATTTCCTTTGATTTTAACGCTAAGccttatttttaatttgatttattaATCATTTTGGACAAATCAATTCACTTGTCTACAAGTCACGCAACAAATTCAATTGTACTGTTTTACAAataaatagtttggcacccaccgtggggcttagAAGGCTGCATAATTGAGTTGATCCTTGCATCTATTACTAATTTGTTTGATTCTttgttttatttataaaaaaatggTAGCTAATGATGTAAAAACATCATGCACAACATtgaggcacacaaaaatttgcCTCAACATAAGGATTCAACCAGTGATACCTACAACTAGGGGGCCATAACAACTCAGATCCATGGCAGACAATATTCCCAATATGTGCGGGAGACAACTCCTGATTACGCTGAGGACGAGTAAGTTGCGAAAACAGTAAGGATCATGAGAAAGCAACAAAACCCCATCATAGGCCATCTCTCAAGACAATACCGTGCCATGACAGAACTAAAGCAAACATTATCATGTGCTTCTAATAACGCGAACAGAAGACGCCCTATTCCTCCCGGAGCTCACACAAATCAATAGCTCAAAGAGTTGATAATAATACCCCGAGTGGTGAGGTCGGCTTTGACAGAGCCGTGGGGTCGGTAGCAGATCCGGTAACGACAACAACAATAATCCCTTCAAAACAAAACTCGTGAGTTTCATGATGGAAATGAACAAGCGGATGGATTAGAACGCGAAAGAGTTTCACTCCGAAGTGGATCAAATTCAGGGCGTACCACCAGGTTTGAAGGGCCCAGGTTCAAACAAGTACACCCAGTTACCGTTCAAGTCGAGCGCAACATCTGAATTGATTCTGAAATGGTTCAAAATGCCGGACATAACAAAGTACGATGTGACTTCAGATCCTCGGGAGCACATTACAACCTATAAGTAGTTATAAActaattttttatataaaatataGTGTTCGTGTGAAAAATAGATATCTACATAGGTTCGATGTTTCGTATATGACAATATGTAACATATAATTCAAATTGAAAGTAGTGAATAATTTAAGTTGAAAGTAATGCATATGCATGTATGACATTATAGATCTGCCTCTAAGCTACTCATATAGAATTTGGTGGTTTAAAGCAAGGGATTGTGGTATTAGGTTGGATCATTTCTAGTCATCAGGGGTGGCACCTAAGGCCAGTTACTTAAGAACTCTTATCTTTTTTCTTCTATATTTACAACTAATGGAATTATGTCAAAGCAAACTAAAAGTTTTCCAACAAGCGaactaaataaaaaaattcaCCAACTCTTAAAAACTCTACCAGGATCTGGACGATGGTCCAATTTCTTACACTTGGCTTATTCTTGCCATTTACGTCTACTTTCCTAACGTACTTTGATTCATGAGGGAAATGAACGAGAGGGTGGATCAGACGTGAAGGGGTTTCATGCATGAATGGATCAAATTTCGGGCGTGCCACCAATTTTGAAGGGCTTGGATTCGAAGAAGTACATCCAATTACCATTTAAGCTGAGCACAACATCTGAATTAATTTGGAAATGGTTCAAATGCCGGACATACCAAAGTACGATGGGACTTCAGATCCTCGGGAGCACATCACACCCAATTAGTTTATCTACATTGGGGATATTGTTTAATTTCTAGGCATAGGCTTAAAATATTCATATTAATTCAGAATAAATTACTTTACAATCTATCTTGATGTGTTAAAACTACTTTTTCCTCTTGCAGAAATACCCCGGGAGGgtaaaagggagtttttttcaacttaaagtgacaatcgaaacgggattatttatttaaagattcagagtcgccacttgggataattttatggtgtcccaagttaccggttgaatcccgaatcgaggaaaagcttgaatctgtttaacagttcgcgaaccagaaatccgagtaaggaattctgttaacccgggagaaggtattaggcattcccgaattccgtggttctagcacggccgctcaactgttataattggcctattatctgattctaATACACTTTTAAACCAATGtgcattttaattttaaaaccgtttttaattattttaaggaagatttcaacgtcatctgaaacacgtctttggaccacgccacatgaaatgcacccgcagtccgagatacattttatttaaagttattgagatttggatttgggtcacatgaaatgcacacccgagtttaaggaggttaatttaaattacgcgcctaaagcaactacgcactttcaaattaataacaaagtttgcgagggccataaaaAGTTCAATTGATGGATCACTCCAATTTTAAAAGAGTTActaataattaaatgagggccatgggcTTAGGGGTTTATTTGGCATGGTACGCcttaaattatttcaaaagattgCACTCAacttaaagcaaactacgaatgttaATAATTTGTACCTAAAACTTTGGGGATTATTGTAAGGCATGATTAATGAAAATTACTGTGAGAGGTTGACAAATAAAACGAAAATAAAGAAAGGAGTGTACGTATATTCTTGTGCTTATCTCAATCAGATATAGACAAAATTCATATTGGCTCGACAACAAAGCTAATAATCTCTTACCCCACTTATGAACAGGATTCCAGTTTTATTAAATAGAACATAACATGTTAGCTTTCAAGACTAAGCTGGAACTATAGCACGTTATTACTTCAAAGAATTCAAAAGTTTAATCCCAAACGATTTCACTACTTAAGATGGAAACCAACCAACTAAAGAACTAAATTATCAAATAAAAATTAGACTCATGAGTCAATTACTTCAATCACACAAGCACATACGTATTTATCCGAATGAAAATCTCGGTATCCATGAATTGAACAGCAAtgggataaaataaaaaaaatgtccaAATATAGGAAAGAATCGAACCTTTGTATTAAGAAGAATATCCAAATCAAATCTTTAACAAAGCAGCTGATAGATGGAATCAAAATCCAATAATTGATAATGGAACTTGAAAATAAAAACGATCCGGACTGCGATTTTGACCAGGGAATCTCAACATAGACCCTCAATGAACTTGATACAGAACGGTAAATTTGGAAAATGAACTCGAGCTCTTGAACAAGAAACGAAGCAGCAGCGGCGGCGAAACAAAATTGGTCAAAAGACCTCCGTTGCCAAACCAGCAGAAACAAAATCAATACCACAAAAGAGACCTCGTTTTCAGTGTGTgtgccttttttttttcttttttgaaattccAAGATCTactcctttttgttctttttcttttttttggtcaaTCCCCCCTCCCTCATTCAAGGCTGATGGTTGTGTGTATATAGgtctagggtttttttttttttgtagggtttttaggttaaggggtatgggcctaggaattatgggcttggaaattatgggctaggtcaaacattaggcctaaaaatgggttgctcgagcccaaattCTATCCTTTCCCcgcgaacaagactaaaaatacgatctcaatTATTAATgagtcctacttaagtaaaatagttgttaaaataagactgaccttttatgataaattatttttttttggtattttttaatattaaaaatgactacaaaacattaattgaataatttttgtaatttttatttttcttgtaataaaataaaataaaagagtcaaaattaattaaaatagttatattaggcttaaattaaatgtatacgtgctaaaatatgaaaaatcttggggagagtcaaaaatcacatgtctacagctacccctctttgactggaaacgcgaagagttttcagacaaagactgactagacaggttttttgacctgacccttatttggagagactaaaactaaaagtgaggggaatgtgaccgagccctggtatctaagctgcctacatatccttggctataaaggaatcaagccacgtgtagttcagaggtgagtgagatgatggagtatgctgaggtggagagccagtcgaggtgccgtttcgccgaggttccggtccgcagtcctgttattacatcaaaatcaaaaggaatgaaaaagactaactaagcctgtcaactacgagttacaagattcctatctataagtcttctgaagcttgattttGAGTCTTGAGTGGTTTTTCATGCAGACTTAGGATTTTAACCTTAATGCTTTCTAGTTGCAGGcactagctcgttcttcttcagcttttcggatcaaaaccgggcatgcagtgcttgtgacctcaaccatgtcttgagaagctcatatctttcatcaacttctgcatttggattaacttcttatctttctcttttttctttattgtgactaacttctgttgatcacctcggactgctgactcgcattcttgccgcgagattCTTTTGTTACTGACtagaattgtaatctgagatattttcccttttcttcaggtggatgcctgattgcacaaacttgaactgtatttccgtGCTCtcaaggtgggctcctgattgctgaacttgaaatgtattgccatgctctccaggcgggctcctgactgctaaacttgaatgtattcccatgctctccaggcgggctcctgattgctgaacttgaaatgtattcccatactctctaggcgggctcctgactgttgaacttgaaatgtattttctgctctccaggcgggctcctgacttcaacaaaatagacgaaaacaaagaaaaacttctgccccagtttggtagctgggcacatatgtgagtataaactgaatcatgttaccaaatatcagtaaaaacttgaactatattcctttgctctccaggtgggcgcctgattactgaacttgaaatgtaatcccttgttctccaggagggctcctgattgctgaacttgaaacgcattccctgctctccaggcgggctcttgactgctaaacttgaatgtattccctgctctctaggcgggctcctaactgctaaacttgaaatgtattccttgctctctagacgggctcctgactgctgacttgaatgtattccctgctctccaggcgggctcctgactgctaaacttgaatgtattccctgctctccaggcgggctcctgattgctaaacttaaatctattccctgctctccaggcgggctcctgattgctgaacttgaaatgtattcctgctctccaggagggctcctgacttcaacgaaatagacaaaaacaaagaaattttctgcccccgTTTGGGTATCTGGCCACACATATAAGTGTAAGacggatcacattaccaaatatcaataagaacttgaaagctaaaacttgaattgtactcccttattctccaggcaggctcctaattgctgacttgaaatgtattcactgcttttcaggtgggctcctgactgctaaacttgaatgtattccctgctctccaagcgggctcctgattgctgacttgaaatgtattcccttctctccaggcgggctcctgattgctgaacttgaaatgtattccctgctctccaggtgggctcctgattgctgaacttaaatttcttctccctgttctccaagtgggtacctgatttcaacaaaatagacaaaacaaagaaaactttctgccccagtttggtggctgggctcatatgtgagtgttaaactgaacaATGTTACAAAATATTCATGAGAATTt from Nicotiana sylvestris chromosome 12, ASM39365v2, whole genome shotgun sequence encodes the following:
- the LOC104234743 gene encoding putrescine N-methyltransferase 4, with the protein product MEVISTNTNGSTIFKNGAIPMNGHQSGTSKHLNGYQNGTSKHQNGHHNGTSEHRNGHQNGISEHQNGHQNGTSEHRNGHQNGTSEHRNGHQNGISEHQNGHQNGTSEHQNGHQNGTSEQQNGTISHDNGNELLGNSNSIKLGWFSEFSALWPGEAFSLKVEKLLFQGKSDYQDVMLFESATYGKVLTLDGAIQHTENGGFPYTEMIVHLPLGSIPNPKKVLIIGGGIGFTLFEMLRYPTIEKIDIVEIDDVVVDVSRKFFPYLAANFNDPRVTLVLGDGAAFVKAAQAGYYDAIIVDSSDPIGPAKDLFERPFFEAVAKALRPGGVVCTQAESIWLHMHIIKQIIANCRQVFKGSVNYAWTTVPTYPTGVIGYMLCSTEGPEVDFKNPINPIDKETTQVKSKLAPLKFYNSDIHKAAFILPSFARSMIES